Proteins from a single region of Octopus bimaculoides isolate UCB-OBI-ISO-001 chromosome 11, ASM119413v2, whole genome shotgun sequence:
- the LOC106873912 gene encoding elastase, translating into MRHLLIIFYSWHLLFGSLLLIKTSDAAYRVDAHERARRMIYHPSAPFQRHHLDKAEVTVRDLLGLKEYEEVEESNRIKTAEGTEVLRLQEKFLGVPVFDASLTVTEDKDGHLTGDVMDMQNSYDEVSNNTDPMSYVCDVGFNDSANGAISPALDAFYYGSMASQMFQEWYNISILNKQAILRVHYGKYYEDAFWDGEYCTFGDGHTRIYPLTDADIVGHELAHGFTEQHSGLLYFNESGSINEAFSDITGEVTEAYIDKNDWLIGFNIMKVDKALRSLANPSLDKVSISRVDKFNQEMDPHHGSGIYNFIFYYIVHNLKMDIKEAYQVFLIANKIYWHPHSDFTSGACDVLKVAYDLGKDLTPFIKSYGLVGIKPCNVEKHIRGLPFNKTVSGITVSEKANPVFDFVYPSWAGNITITATSMCGEVHIKVSKSNMLTEGDGSDPVTLLAEGTSELNLGKPDGHNFFVKLSPESTENLENVSIRVTYGCDPYFIGESDMENMVHTWMCDEYYNEYYDEYYEH; encoded by the exons ATGAGGCAtttgttgattatattttattcctgGCATCTCCTATTTGGCA gtTTGTTACTGATAAAGACATCTGATGCAGCTTATCGTGTTGATGCTCATGAAAGAGCAAGGAGGATGATTTATCATCCCTCAGCTCCGTTTCAGCGGCATCATTTAGATAAAGCTGAAGTAACAGTCAGAGATCTTCTTGGTTTGAAAGAGTATGAAGAAGTTGAAGAGTCAAACCGTATCAAAACAGCTGAAGGCACAGAAGTTTTACGCTTACAAGAGAAGTTCTTAGGTGTCCCTGTTTTTGATGCTTCATTAACTGTTACAGAAGATAAAGATGGACATTTGACTGGTGAT GTTATGGACATGCAAAACAGTTATGATGAAGTCTCTAATAATACAGATCCTATGTCTTATGTTTGTGACGTTGGTTTTAATGATAGTGCCAATGGAGCTATATCTCCTGCACTTGATGCTTTCTATTATGGCAGTATGGCGTCTCAGATGTTTCAGGAATGGTATAATATTTCAATACTAAATAAACAAGCTATATTGCGTGTTCATTATGGAAAATATTATGAAGATGCATTTTGGGATGGGGAATATTGCACATTTGGTGATGGCCATACACGCATTTATCCTTTAACAGATGCTGATATTGTTGGGCATGAACTTGCGCATGGCTTCACAGAACAACACTCTGGATTGCTTTACTTTAATGAGTCTGGATCTATCAATGAAGCTTTTTCTGATATAACAGGAGAAGTCACTGAAGCTTATATAGATAAAAATGATTGGTTAATTGGCTTCAACATCATGAAAGTTGATAAAGCATTGAGATCTTTGGCAAACCCGTCCTTAGACAAAGTGTCTATAAGTCGTGTAGATAAATTCAATCAAGAAATGGATCCTCATCATGGAAGTgggatttataattttattttttactacatTGTACACAATTTAAAAATGGATATCAAGGAAGCTTACCAAGTTTTCCTTATTGCCAATAAAATATATTGGCATCCTCATTCAGATTTCACTTCTGGGGCTTGTGATGTGTTGAAGGTTGCCTACGATCTTGGGAAAGATCTAACCCCCTTTATTAAATCCTATGGGCTTGTGGGAATTAAACCATGCAATGTAGAGAAACATATTCGAGGATTGCCATTTAACAAAACAGTCTCAGGTATTACAGTGTCAGAGAAAGCAAACCCagtctttgattttgtttatccAAGCTGGGCTGGGAATATTACAATTACTGCCACTAGTATGTGTGGCGAAGTTCATATTAAGGTATCAAAGAGCAATATGCTAACAGAGGGGGATGGTTCAGACCCAGTTACATTGTTAGCTGAAGGCACATCAGAACTGAATTTGGGAAAGCCAGATGGacataatttctttgtcaaattaTCTCCAGAATCTACTGAAAATTTAGAGAATGTTAGCATACGTGTTACTTATGGCTGTGATCCATATTTTATTGGAGAGTCAGATATGGAAAATATGGTTCACACATGGATGTGTGATGAGTATTATAATGAATATTATGATGAGTATTATGAGCATTAG